A portion of the Anthonomus grandis grandis chromosome 7, icAntGran1.3, whole genome shotgun sequence genome contains these proteins:
- the LOC126738983 gene encoding sensory neuron membrane protein 1-like isoform X3, translating into MKFPVKLALGSLCALLFIVLVGFVMFPKIIKGKIKTGLVNTVFRQKPGALTLANKAIKSIWSSPSSIFITVKARELLFDGIVIHCGVTDFAGKAICANLKAEPSLIHLNDNDLGFSLLGPKNGTAGKRIIAFRGTKDYHLVGKIVTYDGKPKQEVWNSSTCDAIMGTDGTIFPPMLKKQDGLMSFAPDLCRSLRATFQKHDRYDDIPVGVYSASLGDQSKNLEEKCFCTTPDTCLKKGLMDLYKCVKIPLYASLPHFYDSHESYLKGVKGLQPDEKKHGIKIMFEATSGSPVWARKRLMFSMPMEPNPKVDLFHNFTPTVFPIFWVEEGVDLNNTYTKPLKDLFLIKKIVAVMKYLVLLGSLGGLAVSGYLFYKTQEKFSVSTVKPVASDYSNNDSIGSVSNGNNYNGIENETYEKY; encoded by the exons GGATTGGTAAATACAGTGTTTCGTCAAAAACCGGGAGCTTTAACTTTGgcaaataaagcaataaaatctATATGGTCGAGTCCTTCGTCCATATTTATTACTGTAAAGGCTAGAGAGCTTCTTTTTGATGGTATCGTTATTCATTGTGGAGTCACGGATTTTGCAGGAAAAGCTATATGTGCAAATTTAAAGGCTGAACCTTCGTTAATTCATTTAAATGACAACGATTTAGGATTTTCATTATTAGGCCCT aaaaatggtACAGCAGGAAAACGTATTATTGCATTCAGAGGTACGAAAGATTATCATCTtgttggcaaaatagtaacttATGATGGTAAACCCAAGCAGGAAGTTTGGAATAGTTCCACTTGTGATGCAATTATGGGTACTGATGGAACCATATTTCCGCCTATGCTAAAGAAACAGGACGGGTTAATGTCTTTTGCTCCTGATCTTTGTAG gtCTCTCCGTGCAACATTTCAAAAACACGACAGATACGATGACATTCCTGTTGGAGTTTACTCTGCTTCTTTGGGTGATCAGTCTAAGAATCTTGAAGAAAAGTGCTTTTGCACAACACCTGacacttgtttaaaaaaag gcctTATGGATTTATACAAATGTGTAAAAATACCTCTTTATGCATCATTACCACACTTCTATGACAGTCATGAAAGTTATCTTAAAGGAGTAAAGGGTTTACAACCCGATGAAAAAAAGCATggtataaaaataatgtttgaagCT acTTCAGGCAGCCCAGTATGGGCCAGAAAAAGACTTATGTTTAGTATGCCGATGGAACCCAATCCCAAAGTGGATCTATTTCACAACTTCACACCTACGGTGTTTCCAATTTTTTGGGTGGAGGAG ggtGTGGATCTAAATAATACATATACCAAGCCACTAAaggatttatttttgattaaaaaaattgtagctGTAATGAAATATTTAGTTCTTCTTGGATCCTTAGGAG gttTAGCAGTTTCTGGATATCTTTTTTACAAAACACAAGAAAAATTTAGTGTTTCAACTGTAAAGCCAGTTGCTTCGGACTATAGCAACAATGATTCAATAGGTTCAGTGTCAAATGGGAACAACTATAATGGCATAGAAAATGAAACCTACGAAAAGTATTAA